Proteins co-encoded in one Cytobacillus sp. NJ13 genomic window:
- a CDS encoding spore coat protein codes for MENQPNQMHQNMHTGNIPQQLNHGAHEVLDVHEVLSGAVGTLNTYSLLRQHVQDQELASIMDRQYQFVQEEYNTTLECFQTGKDPSKPTQSYKMNQNNDFIYGLKSSQPKKPIQSVSEMNEETVSGCLLGALKSAASMKTMAALETTNPVVRRVLADSVPNCIEMAYELSIYQNKHHYYQVPQFTQQDMQQMLNAYAYAPAQGQMPAQGQMPNPNIPH; via the coding sequence ATCATGGAGCACATGAAGTTCTTGATGTTCATGAGGTTTTATCAGGTGCAGTCGGCACCTTAAACACATACTCACTATTGCGTCAGCACGTACAAGATCAGGAACTGGCAAGTATAATGGACCGCCAATATCAATTTGTGCAAGAGGAATACAATACTACACTGGAATGCTTCCAGACAGGCAAAGATCCTTCTAAGCCAACACAGAGCTATAAAATGAACCAGAATAATGATTTTATTTATGGTTTAAAGTCTTCTCAGCCAAAAAAACCAATTCAATCTGTCTCCGAAATGAATGAAGAAACAGTTTCCGGCTGCCTTCTGGGAGCATTAAAATCGGCCGCTTCCATGAAAACAATGGCTGCACTCGAAACAACAAATCCAGTTGTTCGGAGAGTACTGGCTGATTCAGTCCCAAATTGCATTGAGATGGCTTATGAACTTTCGATTTATCAAAACAAACATCATTATTACCAGGTACCTCAGTTTACACAGCAGGATATGCAGCAAATGTTAAATGCATATGCATATGCACCTGCACAGGGGCAAATGCCAGCTCAAGGGCAAATGCCAAACCCTAATATTCCACATTAA